A genomic region of Candidatus Dormiibacterota bacterium contains the following coding sequences:
- a CDS encoding ice-binding family protein, whose amino-acid sequence MKRTRRYTIAIVISALIIGANSLSALAATDPGLASAGFFAVLSGAGMTNTGPSWISGWIGASGAGITGFPPGTAGPQHIGDSTFTTAETDLTTAYANAVQPCTVDYSGVNLGGKTLTPGVYCQTSGAVPSPTLTGTLTLNGSGIYIFLIGTSAAPTTLITAPGAKVVLIGGAQPCQVFWRVTSSATLATTTQFVGTIMANISIQLQNKATLNGRALARTAAVTLDTNRIIQPTGCGYAAPAAVPPPAGNTLPATLPPTAVAGPPSGGGGPLQGDSFPWILALVAGVLASAGAARMGMTMRGQRRRT is encoded by the coding sequence GTGAAACGAACCCGTCGCTACACGATCGCTATTGTAATTTCAGCCCTGATTATTGGGGCAAACTCACTCTCGGCGCTGGCGGCCACCGACCCAGGTCTCGCGTCCGCTGGGTTTTTCGCGGTGCTGTCTGGAGCCGGCATGACGAACACCGGCCCGTCCTGGATAAGTGGCTGGATCGGCGCGTCCGGCGCCGGCATCACCGGATTCCCGCCCGGAACCGCCGGGCCTCAACACATCGGCGACTCGACGTTCACGACGGCCGAAACGGATTTGACAACGGCGTATGCCAATGCGGTGCAGCCGTGCACGGTGGACTATTCTGGCGTCAATCTCGGGGGCAAAACCCTTACCCCTGGTGTCTATTGCCAGACATCGGGTGCGGTGCCGTCGCCGACGCTGACCGGGACGCTGACACTCAACGGCTCGGGTATCTACATCTTTCTCATTGGAACCAGCGCGGCGCCGACCACGCTCATTACGGCACCCGGTGCCAAGGTGGTCCTCATTGGGGGCGCCCAGCCGTGCCAGGTCTTCTGGCGGGTCACGTCCTCCGCGACACTTGCCACCACAACGCAGTTTGTGGGAACCATCATGGCGAACATCAGTATCCAGCTGCAGAATAAAGCCACCCTCAATGGCCGAGCGCTGGCACGGACCGCTGCCGTCACCTTGGACACTAATCGCATCATCCAGCCGACCGGATGCGGCTATGCTGCGCCTGCTGCCGTTCCCCCGCCCGCCGGAAACACACTGCCGGCCACGCTGCCGCCGACGGCCGTAGCCGGACCGCCCAGCGGTGGCGGCGGTCCTCTACAGGGCGATAGTTTCCCCTGGATCCTGGCTCTTGTCGCCGGTGTCCTAGCCAGCGCCGGAGCCGCGCGCATGGGCATGACGATGCGAGGCCAGCGCCGCCGCACGTAG
- a CDS encoding Hint domain-containing protein, whose translation MRRLIIALVLLSLTACGSVKYGGGTQPLTTPELKYSLIDTIGPPRFCGPPVVRMPDDAQAAQEVAALRSQDPATFDAIVRHEKLDAAHLTAADDRRILQQAELLGALLLQPEGQAFRFDYIAARPSPEHVVGTIDTHGAINLESHDPTPFPGRYGCPICLAAGDRIATPTGEVPVTELRPGMLVWTIDAGRRVAAPISVVGHTPAPFGHRVIRVVLADGRAVVASPGHPTGDGRRVGELNPGDLLDGSRVTATESVPYVGATWDLLPLSSSGEYWANGVLLGSTLYRKIDLVIF comes from the coding sequence GTGCGCCGTCTGATCATCGCCCTCGTCTTGCTGTCCCTGACGGCGTGCGGGTCGGTCAAGTACGGCGGGGGCACGCAGCCGCTCACGACGCCCGAGCTGAAATACAGCTTGATCGACACGATTGGACCACCCCGGTTTTGCGGACCGCCGGTGGTCCGCATGCCGGACGACGCGCAGGCGGCCCAAGAGGTTGCGGCTTTGCGGTCGCAAGACCCCGCGACCTTTGACGCGATCGTCCGTCACGAGAAGCTCGATGCCGCGCATCTCACCGCCGCCGACGACCGCCGGATCCTGCAGCAAGCCGAGCTGCTGGGAGCGCTGCTGCTGCAACCGGAGGGACAAGCGTTCCGATTCGACTACATCGCCGCCAGGCCTTCGCCGGAACACGTCGTGGGAACCATCGATACGCACGGCGCGATCAACCTCGAGAGCCACGATCCCACGCCGTTCCCCGGACGGTACGGTTGCCCGATCTGCCTCGCGGCAGGGGACCGGATCGCGACCCCCACCGGCGAGGTTCCCGTGACGGAACTCCGGCCCGGTATGCTCGTCTGGACCATCGACGCCGGCCGTCGCGTTGCCGCCCCAATATCAGTTGTTGGACACACTCCCGCACCATTCGGTCATCGAGTGATCCGCGTGGTCCTCGCCGACGGGCGTGCGGTCGTCGCCTCGCCCGGCCACCCCACCGGTGACGGTCGACGGGTCGGCGAGCTGAACCCCGGCGATCTCCTGGACGGGAGTCGCGTTACGGCCACGGAGTCAGTGCCGTATGTCGGCGCGACCTGGGACCTGCTGCCGCTCAGCTCCAGCGGGGAGTACTGGGCGAACGGCGTGCTTCTTGGGAGCACTCTTTACAGGAAAATTGATTTGGTGATATTCTGA
- a CDS encoding ABC transporter permease subunit, which yields MRRAAAVAGVAILVALGALLAYGLLQPLMWSTTIWVFGVGHGTHAVFLPPFHAFSTIDVFDADNNVHGTHFYLLGSDDGGRDLVALTARGALPSLTLVGLVVIARVLIGALAGLAMGLGYGPVRRLSRGMSRWVIGFPYLALAIIVIHALSPRNRLLAFVIGMAVVGWRDVAEVVAERIEHVRSQPFAMSARALGTHGLTFFRIHVLPHLRPALAVELPFQASAVLVLLAELGYLKVFIGGVITLAEGERGDQPLQLLTQPEIGQMLSDSYRYIIHNQFLPVLVPALAIVLAALAFELIGTGLRSQIDQSVR from the coding sequence ATGAGACGGGCCGCGGCGGTGGCTGGCGTCGCGATCCTGGTCGCCCTGGGAGCCCTGCTCGCCTATGGCTTGCTGCAACCACTTATGTGGTCGACCACCATCTGGGTCTTCGGCGTCGGGCACGGCACGCATGCCGTCTTTCTGCCACCGTTCCACGCATTCAGCACGATCGACGTCTTCGACGCCGACAACAACGTGCATGGCACCCACTTCTATCTGCTGGGCTCGGACGACGGCGGGCGCGACCTGGTGGCGTTGACCGCGCGCGGCGCGCTGCCCTCCCTGACGCTGGTCGGGCTGGTTGTGATCGCTCGCGTGCTCATCGGGGCCCTCGCCGGCCTCGCCATGGGGCTCGGCTATGGTCCGGTGCGCCGGCTGAGCCGGGGCATGAGCCGCTGGGTGATCGGGTTCCCATACCTGGCGCTGGCCATCATCGTCATCCACGCACTGAGCCCGCGCAACCGCCTGCTCGCGTTCGTGATCGGCATGGCCGTGGTCGGATGGCGCGATGTCGCCGAAGTGGTTGCCGAGCGGATCGAGCATGTGCGCTCGCAGCCGTTCGCCATGAGCGCCCGGGCACTCGGCACGCACGGACTGACGTTCTTCCGCATCCACGTGCTGCCCCACCTGCGGCCTGCGCTGGCGGTGGAGCTACCATTTCAGGCCAGCGCGGTGCTCGTCCTGCTCGCGGAGCTGGGCTACCTGAAGGTGTTCATCGGCGGCGTTATCACCCTCGCCGAAGGCGAGCGGGGTGACCAGCCCCTCCAATTGCTCACGCAGCCGGAGATCGGCCAAATGCTCTCCGACTCGTACCGGTACATCATCCACAATCAGTTCCTGCCGGTCCTGGTACCGGCGCTGGCCATCGTACTGGCTGCCCTCGCGTTTGAGCTGATCGGCACCGGGCTGCGGTCGCAGATCGACCAGAGCGTCCGATGA
- a CDS encoding kelch repeat-containing protein, which produces MNRTLKLMTAVAAWPILLGACALPFVTPDASGTEGKPIGAFGPEAKTAANNLGLVFALLPDDRVLATGGSASRGSLDDAEVYEAQRNTWSVLPSMPEARNQHTATALLDGSVLVAGGTSATGDVLATAALFHANGTWTPTGPMSQPRWGHTALRLNDGRVLIIGGWARAYPGPGVAPDATVDLFDPATQRFTPVAPAPAVLWGTMFATLPDGRVLMAGGEDPTNGSNSKAWLYDPKTNVWSSARPMPGSRSYGVTATLANGKVLVAGGNQMQPQPAAQPPTPLSGAILYDPAHNSWSKIADAPTAISQGFGGAIVLRDGRALAFAVDFSGGAAGDVSAIFYDPATGTWSTGSPLSVTSSNGGTFPIVLQSGKVLVVLGSTSVLFDPERTAPGPPRAPVHPLASPQLTPWLLLAAALLVLILGAQYGQAQFRGRRRPDASPKGLAE; this is translated from the coding sequence ATGAACCGAACCCTCAAGCTCATGACGGCAGTCGCCGCGTGGCCGATCCTGCTCGGCGCCTGCGCGCTACCCTTTGTGACGCCGGACGCCTCTGGCACAGAGGGCAAGCCCATCGGAGCCTTTGGACCCGAAGCCAAGACGGCGGCCAACAACCTGGGCCTCGTTTTCGCCCTCCTGCCCGACGACCGAGTGCTGGCGACAGGTGGCTCCGCCTCTCGCGGCTCTTTGGACGACGCGGAGGTGTACGAGGCGCAGCGCAACACCTGGTCGGTCCTTCCCAGCATGCCCGAGGCACGCAACCAGCACACCGCGACGGCGCTGCTGGACGGCTCGGTCCTCGTGGCGGGCGGCACCTCGGCAACGGGCGACGTCCTCGCGACGGCAGCGCTCTTTCACGCCAACGGGACCTGGACGCCAACCGGGCCGATGAGTCAGCCGCGGTGGGGGCATACCGCGCTGCGGCTGAACGACGGGCGTGTCCTGATCATCGGCGGATGGGCGAGAGCCTATCCAGGGCCCGGCGTCGCTCCCGACGCCACCGTCGACCTTTTCGATCCAGCAACTCAGCGCTTCACGCCGGTCGCTCCAGCGCCTGCCGTGCTATGGGGGACGATGTTTGCGACCCTCCCTGACGGCCGGGTGCTGATGGCGGGCGGTGAGGATCCGACGAATGGCTCGAACTCGAAGGCCTGGCTTTACGATCCGAAGACGAACGTGTGGTCGTCGGCCCGGCCAATGCCCGGATCGCGCAGCTACGGAGTCACCGCTACCCTCGCGAATGGCAAGGTGCTGGTGGCCGGCGGCAATCAGATGCAGCCCCAGCCGGCCGCGCAGCCTCCAACACCATTGAGCGGCGCGATCCTTTATGACCCAGCCCACAATTCGTGGTCGAAGATCGCAGATGCACCGACCGCGATCAGTCAAGGGTTTGGCGGAGCCATCGTTCTGCGCGACGGCCGTGCTCTCGCCTTCGCGGTGGACTTTTCGGGAGGTGCCGCAGGGGATGTCTCTGCCATCTTCTATGACCCGGCGACAGGCACATGGTCGACGGGTTCGCCCCTTTCGGTCACGTCTTCGAACGGAGGGACCTTTCCGATCGTCCTGCAATCCGGCAAGGTGCTGGTCGTCCTTGGATCCACGAGCGTGCTCTTCGATCCCGAGCGGACGGCGCCAGGCCCGCCCCGGGCGCCCGTCCACCCGCTCGCGTCGCCGCAGTTGACGCCCTGGCTCCTCCTGGCCGCGGCCCTGCTCGTTCTCATCCTCGGTGCGCAGTACGGCCAGGCACAATTTCGCGGCCGAAGGCGGCCCGACGCTTCGCCGAAGGGGTTGGCTGAGTAG
- a CDS encoding ABC transporter permease subunit, which produces MWLRSVFLKTLRDYRIPILGWGIGMGLVVVSPMASVATLLTTPQARAQLVSLAATFAWNADVVAVDTIGGYATFKIGIFIFLIAVWPLLAASRMLRGEEDRGSLDVLLSLPHPRLAVALEKLAAMWTALLAMGLLTGLLAFAGGQKFGGGFSLSDGLLFGLNLALLCAVIGGVALLISQFTQESGPAAGWTAGLLLIFIVLDMVRRVIPNTEWISRFSPVYYYNLSKPLVPSYGVNAGAMLLLLVLTVLLSGAAVWLFVHRDVGGTVPLPSWLRLPERAASRALPVGDWSLRSVYARSLGMIAMPTFWWTLGIAGFAGWIIFAVQQMESRLSSLFASSPTVLNFIKTLGGGDAGVSAGFLSAIFVFLPLFLMAFAVTQVNGWSADEQDGRLELLLATPQRRLGVLLARFAALGTATVFIGVITLLASIGAAAAAGLTLDAGNLAAATLGMIPLGLLIAAIGYLASGWLRTAADTGLLSFLLLIWFFISFIGPEFLPSATLRLSPFYYYGTPLIHGLALTSVLGLIAVAALALGLGAFRFVRKDIGV; this is translated from the coding sequence ATGTGGCTTAGGAGCGTCTTCCTCAAGACCCTCCGCGACTACCGGATCCCGATCCTCGGCTGGGGCATCGGCATGGGCCTCGTCGTCGTATCGCCGATGGCGAGCGTCGCGACGCTCCTGACGACGCCGCAGGCGCGGGCCCAGCTTGTCAGCCTGGCCGCCACGTTCGCATGGAACGCGGATGTCGTCGCAGTCGACACGATCGGTGGCTACGCGACCTTCAAGATCGGCATCTTCATCTTCTTGATCGCCGTCTGGCCGCTGCTGGCCGCTAGCCGCATGCTGCGCGGTGAAGAAGATCGCGGCTCGCTGGATGTGTTGCTCTCGCTGCCGCACCCGAGATTGGCGGTGGCCCTCGAGAAGCTGGCGGCGATGTGGACCGCGCTGCTCGCGATGGGTCTCTTGACCGGGCTGCTGGCGTTCGCGGGCGGCCAGAAGTTCGGTGGCGGCTTCAGCCTTAGTGATGGGCTCCTCTTCGGCTTGAACCTCGCGCTGCTCTGCGCGGTGATTGGTGGCGTGGCGCTGTTGATCTCGCAATTCACCCAGGAGTCAGGCCCTGCGGCAGGCTGGACGGCAGGCCTCCTCCTTATCTTCATCGTCCTGGACATGGTCCGCCGCGTGATTCCCAACACTGAATGGATCTCCCGCTTCTCTCCGGTCTACTACTACAACCTGAGCAAACCCCTGGTGCCGAGCTACGGCGTCAATGCCGGCGCGATGCTCCTCCTTCTCGTCCTGACCGTGCTTCTTAGCGGCGCGGCGGTCTGGCTCTTCGTTCATCGCGATGTTGGAGGGACGGTCCCGCTGCCAAGCTGGCTCCGGCTCCCCGAGCGCGCGGCGAGCCGGGCGTTGCCGGTCGGAGACTGGTCGCTGCGCTCGGTCTACGCGCGCAGCCTGGGCATGATCGCGATGCCAACCTTCTGGTGGACACTGGGCATCGCGGGCTTCGCCGGCTGGATTATTTTCGCTGTCCAGCAGATGGAGTCGAGGCTGTCGTCCTTGTTCGCGAGTTCGCCCACTGTCCTGAACTTCATCAAGACCCTCGGTGGAGGCGATGCCGGCGTCAGTGCCGGCTTCTTGAGCGCGATCTTTGTCTTTCTCCCGCTCTTCCTGATGGCGTTTGCCGTCACCCAGGTCAACGGATGGTCCGCCGACGAGCAGGACGGCCGCCTCGAGCTGCTGCTGGCAACTCCGCAGCGGCGCCTCGGGGTGTTGCTGGCACGGTTCGCCGCCCTCGGCACCGCCACAGTCTTCATCGGCGTGATCACCTTGCTCGCGTCGATTGGCGCCGCCGCGGCGGCAGGCCTGACGCTCGATGCGGGCAACCTCGCTGCGGCCACGCTCGGCATGATCCCGCTCGGTCTGCTGATCGCCGCCATCGGGTACCTGGCCTCGGGGTGGCTGCGGACAGCGGCAGACACCGGGCTGCTGAGCTTCCTGTTGCTGATCTGGTTCTTCATCAGCTTCATCGGGCCGGAATTCTTGCCCAGCGCCACACTCCGCCTCTCGCCCTTCTACTACTACGGCACGCCGCTGATCCACGGGCTGGCATTGACCTCGGTGCTGGGCCTGATCGCGGTCGCCGCCCTGGCGTTAGGCCTTGGCGCGTTTCGATTTGTCCGCAAAGATATCGGGGTGTAG
- a CDS encoding ABC transporter ATP-binding protein produces MGAIIEAEKLTKSYGSKRGIVDVSFQVEEGEVFGFLGPNGAGKTTTIRLLMALLRADAGSARIAGLDCWNKSLDIKRLIGYMPGEPALDPNLTGGQILEYFGHLRGGVDHAYLKQLIDRFELDTSRKFRQYSTGNKRKVVLIQAFMHRPRLLILDEPTSGLDPLNQQEFDRLVFEARDEGRTVFLSSHVLSEVEKTCSTVGIIRDGRLVRLGDVAEVKAIKRYEMTIIFASAIPAETFKTLDGVIDVKALNEGHGLHLAMQGPADAVIKAAARYPVVSLTSYEPSLEDIFLRYYQADAPRTTDADHVA; encoded by the coding sequence ATGGGAGCAATCATCGAGGCGGAAAAACTCACCAAGAGTTACGGCAGCAAGCGCGGTATCGTCGACGTTTCGTTCCAGGTCGAGGAGGGCGAGGTGTTCGGCTTCCTGGGCCCCAACGGGGCGGGCAAGACCACGACCATCCGGCTGCTGATGGCGCTGCTGCGCGCCGACGCCGGCTCAGCGCGGATCGCGGGGCTCGACTGCTGGAACAAATCGTTGGATATCAAGCGCCTCATCGGCTATATGCCGGGCGAGCCCGCGCTTGATCCCAATCTGACGGGTGGGCAGATCCTCGAGTACTTCGGGCACTTGCGCGGGGGCGTCGACCATGCGTACCTCAAGCAGTTGATCGACCGCTTCGAGCTCGACACCAGTCGCAAGTTCCGCCAGTACTCGACCGGCAACAAGCGCAAGGTCGTCCTGATCCAGGCCTTCATGCACCGCCCGCGCCTGCTTATTCTCGACGAGCCGACGAGCGGCCTCGATCCACTGAACCAGCAGGAATTCGATCGCCTGGTCTTCGAGGCGCGCGATGAAGGGCGCACCGTCTTTCTGTCGTCGCACGTCCTCAGCGAAGTCGAGAAGACCTGCTCGACGGTCGGCATCATCCGCGATGGTCGACTGGTGCGCCTGGGGGACGTCGCCGAAGTGAAGGCCATCAAGCGCTACGAAATGACGATCATCTTCGCCAGCGCGATTCCCGCCGAGACATTCAAGACGCTGGACGGGGTGATCGACGTGAAGGCGCTGAATGAAGGGCATGGCCTGCACCTCGCCATGCAGGGACCGGCGGATGCGGTGATCAAGGCGGCGGCGCGCTATCCGGTCGTGTCGCTGACGAGCTACGAGCCGAGCCTGGAGGATATTTTCCTTCGCTACTACCAAGCGGACGCTCCGCGTACCACGGATGCCGACCATGTGGCTTAG
- a CDS encoding ABC transporter permease subunit, producing the protein MLWLNLSLIALIVSLAVAIVFARWPQLWASARIVALFAFQLSGILLVTWLLVAVVQPPVLPGRVRAGPTNVGGDWHQVLSVVLIAAERSFALIAVAIAAGTVAGLGATFAITVLRSRRLLAIAPLVTVLWVVPTFLFAILAQEIQFLLYNSLDLRVSGGYGEVSIGQIFWSALVLGVRPAAYIFRQTRVALDQESTMDHVRAAQARGLPWRVVALRYIIRPTAPTLVGTWVSSVRLMIGSLPLVEFFFAYPGLGYTLLLSLGIAPGTQAPAPNADLAIALVVAMAGLLVLLESAASLLQGWLDPRIRDLRLEQA; encoded by the coding sequence ATGCTCTGGCTGAACCTGAGCCTTATCGCACTGATCGTCAGCCTGGCCGTGGCCATCGTTTTCGCGCGCTGGCCGCAGTTGTGGGCATCCGCGCGGATCGTCGCGCTGTTCGCCTTTCAGCTGAGTGGCATTCTCCTGGTGACCTGGCTACTGGTCGCCGTCGTCCAGCCTCCGGTGCTACCGGGCCGGGTGCGTGCCGGACCGACCAACGTAGGCGGCGATTGGCATCAGGTGCTCAGCGTCGTGTTGATTGCCGCGGAGCGCAGCTTCGCGCTGATCGCCGTCGCGATCGCCGCGGGCACGGTTGCCGGCCTCGGCGCAACCTTCGCCATCACGGTCTTGCGCAGCCGGCGGCTCCTCGCGATCGCGCCCCTGGTGACGGTCTTGTGGGTCGTCCCCACCTTCCTGTTCGCCATCCTGGCCCAGGAGATTCAGTTCCTGCTTTATAACTCGCTGGACCTGCGGGTGAGCGGGGGGTATGGCGAGGTGTCCATCGGACAGATTTTCTGGTCGGCTCTTGTGCTGGGCGTGCGCCCGGCAGCCTACATCTTCCGGCAGACCCGCGTCGCCCTAGACCAGGAGAGCACCATGGATCACGTGCGTGCCGCACAGGCGCGCGGGTTGCCCTGGCGAGTAGTCGCGCTGCGCTACATCATCCGGCCGACCGCGCCGACGCTGGTGGGGACCTGGGTCAGCTCGGTGCGATTGATGATCGGCTCCCTGCCGCTCGTCGAGTTTTTCTTCGCCTACCCGGGACTGGGCTACACGCTCTTGCTCTCGCTCGGGATCGCGCCCGGCACTCAAGCGCCTGCCCCCAACGCGGACCTTGCCATCGCCCTCGTCGTCGCCATGGCCGGCCTGCTCGTCCTGCTCGAGTCGGCGGCATCCCTGCTGCAGGGCTGGCTCGACCCCCGCATCCGCGACCTTCGCCTCGAGCAAGCATGA
- a CDS encoding VOC family protein, producing MTTPATTATYRTGKICYIEIPAKDIQQSAKFYQRAFGWQTRRRGDGSTAFDDTVNEVSGTWVLGRPIAAEPGLMVYIMVGSAAAAVEAIVAAGGQIVKPVDPKAREVVATFRDPAGNLIGIYQQPGLAETEARESTAARTS from the coding sequence ATGACCACACCGGCAACCACAGCCACCTACCGGACCGGCAAGATCTGCTACATCGAGATTCCCGCAAAGGACATCCAGCAATCGGCCAAGTTCTACCAGCGGGCCTTCGGATGGCAGACGCGACGACGCGGTGACGGCTCGACGGCATTCGACGACACCGTCAACGAGGTCAGCGGCACCTGGGTGCTCGGGCGGCCAATCGCGGCCGAGCCCGGACTGATGGTTTACATCATGGTGGGCAGCGCCGCCGCCGCGGTTGAAGCGATCGTCGCTGCTGGCGGTCAGATCGTGAAGCCAGTTGACCCGAAGGCCCGCGAGGTGGTCGCGACGTTTCGTGACCCCGCGGGAAACCTGATCGGCATCTACCAGCAGCCGGGCCTGGCAGAAACCGAGGCGCGCGAGTCAACGGCGGCCAGAACCTCGTAG
- a CDS encoding ice-binding family protein: protein MNKIQRPVIALSIVVSAFVLGAWPMAALAATQPRLGTAIGFAVLAGSTITNTGSTVIHGAVGLSPGTAVTGFPPGSATSRHKTDAVALGAKNSLVTAYNDLASWATTRSMTGQDLGGKTLTPGVYTFSSSAQLTGTLTLSGNGIFIFRTGSTLTTASNSRVLVTNGAQGCGVYWKVGSSATLGTGTQFKGTIIALTSITMVTGATILPGRALARNGAVTLDSNLINLPTGPCSATGTTGTTGTTGTTGTTSTSTVPTLAQTGGGPAHDSFPWVLVLIAGIAGSFGVLRFSLRNGVDRRSAS from the coding sequence ATGAACAAGATCCAGCGGCCTGTGATCGCGCTTTCGATTGTCGTCTCAGCTTTCGTCCTCGGCGCATGGCCAATGGCGGCGCTGGCCGCCACCCAACCACGTTTGGGGACCGCGATCGGTTTTGCCGTGCTGGCCGGCAGCACGATCACCAATACCGGGTCAACGGTGATTCATGGCGCAGTCGGGTTGAGCCCGGGTACCGCAGTGACGGGGTTCCCGCCAGGGAGTGCAACGAGCCGGCACAAGACGGATGCCGTGGCGCTCGGCGCCAAAAACTCTCTTGTGACCGCTTACAACGATCTGGCGAGCTGGGCAACGACGCGCAGTATGACGGGTCAGGATCTGGGAGGCAAAACCCTTACCCCCGGCGTCTACACCTTCTCCTCGTCGGCACAACTGACAGGAACCCTCACCCTCAGCGGAAATGGGATCTTCATTTTCCGGACCGGTAGCACCCTCACGACAGCGAGCAACTCAAGAGTTCTCGTTACCAACGGCGCTCAGGGGTGTGGCGTCTATTGGAAGGTTGGGAGCTCCGCAACGCTCGGAACGGGAACGCAGTTCAAGGGAACCATCATTGCCCTGACCTCGATCACGATGGTCACTGGAGCCACTATTCTCCCGGGTCGGGCTCTGGCACGGAATGGCGCGGTCACATTAGACAGCAATCTCATCAATTTGCCCACGGGTCCGTGTAGCGCAACCGGCACAACCGGCACGACCGGCACGACCGGCACGACCGGCACGACGAGCACATCGACGGTCCCCACACTGGCGCAGACGGGCGGCGGGCCGGCTCACGATAGTTTCCCCTGGGTCCTCGTGCTGATCGCTGGGATCGCCGGCAGCTTTGGAGTCCTGCGCTTCAGCCTCAGGAATGGGGTCGACCGCCGCAGCGCGTCCTAG
- a CDS encoding ACT domain-containing protein — translation MPKAKQLTVSVDNRPGMLGEVGSALGAKEVNIVAFMATVADNRGIIRMIVDKRAVAKRVFAEHGWVTTEEEVLEVALQDKPGSLGRVAHKLREASVNIDYSYVGLGPSARRVNAYFGVSDLKVALIAVR, via the coding sequence GTGCCCAAAGCGAAGCAGCTGACAGTGTCGGTCGACAATCGGCCGGGAATGCTGGGGGAGGTCGGCTCGGCGCTCGGCGCGAAGGAGGTCAACATCGTGGCCTTCATGGCCACGGTTGCCGACAATCGGGGCATCATCCGGATGATCGTGGACAAGCGGGCCGTGGCAAAACGGGTCTTTGCGGAGCATGGCTGGGTAACCACCGAAGAGGAGGTGTTGGAAGTCGCGCTTCAAGACAAACCTGGAAGCCTGGGGAGGGTCGCCCACAAGCTGCGCGAGGCCAGCGTCAATATTGACTATTCGTACGTGGGCTTGGGGCCGAGCGCGCGGCGCGTCAATGCCTACTTTGGGGTCTCAGATCTAAAGGTTGCGTTGATCGCGGTCCGCTAA
- a CDS encoding GlsB/YeaQ/YmgE family stress response membrane protein produces MNGVNWLWWIIIGGIAGALAGRVVRGRGFGIIVDIIVGIVGAFIGGWIISGLLNIQGSGIIFSFIVAFIGACILLWLLRLVAKRG; encoded by the coding sequence ATGAATGGTGTGAACTGGCTCTGGTGGATCATCATCGGCGGCATCGCGGGTGCGCTCGCTGGGCGCGTCGTCCGAGGGCGCGGCTTCGGGATCATCGTAGACATCATCGTCGGGATCGTCGGCGCCTTCATCGGCGGTTGGATCATCTCCGGCCTCCTCAACATCCAGGGGAGCGGGATCATCTTCAGTTTCATCGTCGCGTTCATCGGCGCGTGTATCCTGCTCTGGCTGCTGCGACTGGTTGCCAAGCGTGGGTAA
- a CDS encoding TetR/AcrR family transcriptional regulator — protein MARTVNATLYTVRRDAFLDVAQRLVQTKGYEAMSIQDVLNELEASKGAFYHYFDSKQALLEAVVERFADSAIADLAPVLYDAKLPALRKLERFFAGIARRKAEHKDLMLAIIEVWNSDGNAIVREKLRRLTVSRMVPLLSAVIQQGIDEGVFRSASPDETATVFVSLMLGFQEVANGHFIARQAGTITFEVVRRSVASFTEAFERILGIPKGSLTLTDESTLHFWFG, from the coding sequence ATGGCCCGAACGGTAAACGCGACCCTCTATACGGTCCGTCGGGACGCGTTCCTGGATGTCGCTCAGCGCCTCGTCCAGACGAAGGGTTATGAGGCGATGAGCATCCAGGACGTCCTCAACGAGCTCGAAGCCTCGAAGGGAGCCTTCTACCACTACTTCGATTCGAAGCAGGCGCTGCTGGAGGCGGTCGTCGAACGCTTCGCCGACAGCGCGATCGCGGACCTGGCGCCTGTCCTGTACGACGCGAAGCTGCCGGCCCTGCGGAAGCTGGAGCGTTTCTTCGCCGGTATCGCTCGCCGGAAGGCTGAGCACAAGGACCTGATGCTCGCCATCATCGAGGTCTGGAATTCAGACGGCAACGCGATCGTCCGCGAAAAGCTCCGCCGGTTGACGGTCAGCCGCATGGTCCCGCTCCTCTCGGCGGTGATACAGCAAGGCATCGATGAGGGCGTGTTCCGTTCCGCCTCTCCCGACGAGACCGCCACCGTCTTCGTCTCGCTGATGCTCGGTTTTCAGGAGGTCGCGAACGGGCACTTCATTGCCCGTCAGGCCGGCACCATCACCTTCGAGGTCGTTCGGCGATCCGTAGCCTCGTTCACCGAGGCATTCGAACGGATCCTGGGGATACCGAAGGGGTCACTAACGCTGACGGATGAGTCGACCCTACATTTCTGGTTCGGCTGA